The proteins below come from a single Portunus trituberculatus isolate SZX2019 chromosome 34, ASM1759143v1, whole genome shotgun sequence genomic window:
- the LOC123512836 gene encoding zinc finger protein 708-like isoform X2: MMEGLHIPHPGKFHNVNQASLVFNQQPFVHSSVPLYGNYPIQSEVDTKDIVEKSNDEKPYDCDRCSRSFAQKSHLTSHMLWHDKEKNFECPTCGKRFTMESHLNGHLQEHNREKLFKCELCDKRFAMENYLNSHMLVHVTEKKYECKVCEKKFSMENHLNSHMLVHNLEKKYECSKCHKRYSQKSHLNSHMLKHSTDKRYECTLCGKKFNMENHLNSHMLVHSEEKRYECMLCGKRFLMENHLNSHMLVHSEEKKFECSLCDKRFNMESHLNSHMLVHNSEKKFECLLCGKRFSMESHLNSHMLVHNERRFECTLCGKRFYMEIHLNAHMVMHNADKNFGCEVCGKSFLLEAHLNSHMLVHSTERKYQCMLCTKSFNMESHLNSHMLVHNEKKFECVLCGRRFNMISHLNSHMLVHSEKKFECDICGKRFKQNSHLNSHRFVHTQEKNYECEICRKRFAQQSHLSSHRFVHLQEKRFECEVCGKRFMQELHLNSHRYMHNEEVKLECQEWGKRFTQKSQVNGQIIVHADEKKFECEDCGKKFAQKSHLNSHKFVHREQKRYSCDVCGKRFSQESYLSSHRFVHSEEKKFECEVCKKRFTHESYLNSHRYVHSDRKANDFVEFAAKQSRIASDQLSTSSSSTTTTNSVQVQTDKKPFEYEDNGKLLLQQTYQPPYAYAQWEHVRTLWSL, from the coding sequence ATGATGGAAGGACTACACATTCCACATCCAGGAAAGTTTCACAATGTAAATCAAGCCAGTCTAGTGTTTAATCAGCAGCCGTTTGTGCATTCTAGCGTGCCTCTATATGGCAACTACCCTATTCAGAGTGAAGTTGACACAAAGGACATAGTAGAAAAGAGCAATGATGAAAAGCCATATGATTGTGACCGGTGCAGCCGGAGTTTTGCCCAGAAAAGTCACCTCACCAGTCACATGCTATGGCACGACAAGGAGAAAAACTTCGAGTGTCCCACCTGTGGCAAACGTTTTACTATGGAAAGTCACCTCAATGGCCACCTGCAGGAACACAACAGGGAGAAGCTGTTCAAGTGTGAGCTCTGTGACAAGCGATTTGCTATGGAAAACTACCTGAACAGTCATATGCTTGTGCACGTTACTGAGAAGAAGTATGAGTGTAAAGTTTGCGAGAAGAAGTTTTCTATGGAAAATCACCTGAACAGTCATATGCTTGTACACAATctggagaaaaaatatgaatgcaGTAAGTGTCACAAAAGGTACAGCCAGAAAAGTCACCTGAACAGTCATATGTTAAAGCACAGCACCGACAAGCGGTATGAGTGTACACTATGTGGGAAAAAGTTTAATATGGAGAATCACCTAAACAGTCATATGCTTGTTcatagtgaagaaaaaagatacgaGTGTATGTTATGTGGCAAGCGCTTTCTTATGGAAAATCACCTTAATAGTCATATGTTAGTTcacagtgaagaaaaaaagtttgagtGTTCCTTGTGTGATAAACGTTTTAACATGGAGAGTCACCTAAACAGTCATATGCTTGTACACAATAGTGAGAAAAAGTTTGAGTGTCTTTTGTGTGGCAAACGATTTAGCATGGAGAGCCACTTGAACAGCCACATGCTGGTCCACAACGAGCGACGGTTTGAGTGCACACTGTGTGGGAAGAGATTTTACATGGAGATACACCTCAATGCTCACATGGTAATGCATAATGCCGATAAAAACTTTGGATGTGAGGTGTGCGGAAAATCATTCCTTTTGGAGGCACATCTTAACAGTCACATGCTTGTACACAGCACAGAGAGGAAGTACCAGTGCATGTTGTGCACTAAGAGTTTCAATATGGAAAGCCATCTCAACAGTCACATGTTGGTGCATAATGAGAAgaagtttgagtgtgtgttgtgtgggagGCGCTTCAATATGATCAGCCACCTCAACAGCCACATGCTGGTGCACAGTGAGAAGAAATTTGAATGTGACATATGTGGCAAACGCTTCAAGCAAAATAGTCACCTCAACAGCCACCGCTTTGTGCATACACAGGAGAAGAACTATGAGTGTGAGATCTGCCGTAAGCGTTTTGCCCAACAGAGCCACCTGAGCAGTCACCGCTTTGTCCATCTACAAGAGAAACGGTTTGAATGTGAGGTGTGTGGCAAACGTTTCATGCAGGAGCTCCATCTGAACAGCCATCGCTATATGCACAATGAGGAAGTAAAGCTAGAATGCCAAGAGTGGGGCAAACGTTTCACCCAGAAGAGCCAGGTCAATGGACAGATTATTGTTCATGCTGATGAGAAAAAGTTTGAATGCGAGGATTGTGGGAAGAAGTTCGCTCAGAAGAGTCACCTCAACAGCCACAAGTTTGTGCATCGGGAGCAGAAGCGTTACTCCTGTGATGTGTGTGGGAAGCGCTTCTCACAGGAGAGCTATTTAAGCAGCCACAGGTTTGTGcatagtgaagaaaagaagtttGAGTGTGAGGTGTGCAAGAAACGCTTCACTCATGAGAGTTACCTGAACAGTCACCGCTATGTGCACAGCGATCGTAAAGCCAATGACTTTGTGGAATTTGCAGCCAAGCAATCCCGCATTGCCTCAGACcaactctccacctcctcctcttccacaaccaccaccaacagtgtCCAAGTCCAGACTGACAAGAAGCCTTTTGAGTATGAGGATAATGGAAAGCTACTACTGCAGCAGACATACCAACCACCCTATGCCTACGCCCAGTGGGAACATGTCCGAACTTTGTGGTCATTGTAG
- the LOC123512836 gene encoding zinc finger protein 493-like isoform X1 produces the protein MEGLHVPYPGKYHKVSQTTAVGTQTIIHHPTGFYPNYNIQDNSIPNVVSNPLQNPIQNPTALSIKEANNLLDADKPYECERCGKRYAQKSHLTSHIQWHNKEKNYECKICDKRFSMESHLNGHMLEHSREKKYECEICGKRFTMENYLTSHMHAHITEKKYECEICDKRFAMQNHLNSHMLVHCMDRKYECEICRKRYTQRSHLNSHMLKHSKEKNHECLLCGKRYNMESHLKSHMLVHNDQDKKFECMVCGKRFHMEVQLTSHMVTHNEDRKFECPQCDKRFTLELHLNSHMMVHNTEKKFECLLCHKRFTMESHLVSHMLVHNEKRFECEICGKRFNMESHLNSHILVHTVEKNFECEICNKRFAMENHLTSHMLVHSEDKKYACHVCQKRFNMEWHLTSHMLVHNEDRKYECELCGKRFTMESHLNSHMLVHNEKKYECPLCTKRFNMESHLRSHMLVHNEKKFACMLCSKRFLMEAHLNAHMLVHSEDKNFECNVCGKRFNMECHLNSHMLVHNTDKNFECQICNKRFNMESHLNSHMLVHNEKKFECPLCSKRFNMESHLNSHMLVHSDKNFECDVCGKRFSQSSHLNSHRFVHSQEKKYECQVCRKRFHQESHLTSHMFVHSEDKAFECEECGKRFGQEIHLNSHRFTHSGKKTEYQQIMTNYVNNHKYMSDEDKQHQCNVCGKRFIHENHLNIHKFVHKEEKKYACDICGKRFSHEAYLSSHRYVHNEKRFECNQCGKRFSHESYLNSHSFVHNERREVNFQKPQIPVVQKEQNTHVQVQQQEKKPFECDENGKMLIQQTYQPPYAYAQWEHVRTLWSL, from the coding sequence ATGGAAGGATTGCATGTTCCCTACCCTGGAAAATATCACAAAGTAAGTCAAACTACAGCTGTCGGAACTCAGACTATCATCCACCACCCAACTGGTTTTTACCCTAACTACAACATCCAGGATAACTCCATTCCTAATGTAGTGTCCAATCCTCTGCAAAACCCTATTCAGAACCCAACTGCACTCTCCATAAAGGAAGCAAATAATCTATTGGACGCTGACAAACCCTATGAGTGTGAACGGTGTGGTAAAAGATACGCTCAGAAAAGTCATCTTACCAGTCATATTCAGTGgcacaacaaagaaaagaactatgagtGCAAAATATGTGACAAGCGTTTTTCTATGGAGAGCCACCTCAATGGTCACATGCTTGAGCACAGTcgtgaaaagaaatatgaatgtgAAATATGTGGTAAGCGATTTACTATGGAGAACTATTTGACAAGTCACATGCATGCCCACATTACAGAGAAGAAGTACGAGTGTGAGATTTGCGATAAACGTTTTGCAATGCAGAATCACTTGAATAGTCACATGCTAGTGCACTGTATGGATCGTAAATATGAGTGTGAAATCTGTCGTAAGAGATACACCCAACGTAGTCATCTAAATTCTCACATGTTAAAgcacagcaaagaaaaaaaccaCGAGTGTCTTCTGTGTGGCAAGAGATACAACATGGAGAGTCACCTTAAGAGCCACATGCTTGTTCACAATGACCAGGACAAGAAGTTTGAATGTATGGTATGTGGTAAGAGGTTTCACATGGAGGTGCAGCTTACAAGTCACATGGTAACACACAATGAAGATCGCAAATTTGAGTGTCCTCAGTGTGATAAACGTTTCACTCTTGAACTGCACCTCAATTCTCATATGATGGTGCATAATACTGAGAAAAAATTTGAGTGTCTGCTTTGCCACAAGCGTTTCACCATGGAGAGTCATTTGGTAAGTCACATGTTGGTGCACAATGAGAAGCGGTTTGAATGTGAGATTTGTGGCAAGCGGTTCAATATGGAGAGCCACTTGAACAGCCACATCTTGGTTCACACTGTGGAGAAGAATTTTGAGTGTGAGATTTGCAATAAGCGCTTTGCCATGGAGAATCACCTCACTAGCCACATGTTGGTGCACAGTGAGGACAAAAAGTATGCATGTCATGTGTGTCAGAAGCGCTTCAACATGGAGTGGCACCTCACCAGCCACATGTTGGTCCACAATGAGGACCGTAAGTATGAATGTGAGCTGTGTGGCAAACGCTTCACCATGGAAAGTCACCTTAACTCTCACATGTTGGTGCACAATGAGAAGAAGTATGAGTGCCCTCTCTGCACTAAGCGCTTCAATATGGAGAGTCACCTGAGGAGCCACATGTTGGTACACAATGAGAAGAAGTTTGCATGTATGTTATGCTCTAAGCGCTTCCTCATGGAGGCCCATCTTAATGCACACATGCTTGTGCACAGTGAAGATAAGAACTTTGAATGCAATGTATGTGGCAAACGATTTAACATGGAGTGTCACCTCAACAGCCACATGCTGGTCCACAATACCGACAAGAATTTTGAATGTCAAATATGCAACAAACGCTTTAATATGGAGAGCCACCTTAATTCCCACATGCTAGTACACAATGAAAAGAAGTTTGAGTGTCCCTTGTGTAGTAAAAGATTCAATATGGAGAGTCACCTGAACAGTCACATGCTTGTGCATAGTGACAAGAACTTTGAGTGTGATGTGTGTGGGAAACGGTTCAGCCAGAGCAGCCACCTCAACAGTCATCGATTTGTCCATAGccaggagaaaaaatatgaatgccAGGTGTGCCGGAAGCGGTTTCACCAGGAGAGTCATCTGACCAGCCACATGTTTGTTCACTCAGAGGATAAGGCATttgagtgtgaggagtgtggaaAGCGGTTTGGGCAGGAGATTCACCTGAACAGCCACCGGTTCACTCATAGTGGGAAGAAGACAGAATATCAGCAAATCATGACTAATTATGTCAATAACCACAAGTATATGAGTGACGAAGACAAGCAGCACCAATGTAATGTCTGTGGGAAACGGTTCATTCATGAGAACCACCTCAACATTCATAAATTTGttcacaaggaagaaaagaagtatgCCTGTGACATCTGTGGCAAGCGCTTCTCCCATGAAGCATATCTGAGCAGCCACCGCTATGTCCACAATGAAAAACGCTTTGAGTGTAATCAGTGTGGAAAACGTTTCTCTCATGAGAGCTACTTAAATAGCCACAGCTTTGTGCATAATGAACGTAGAGAAGTTAATTTCCAAAAACCACAAATACCAGTGGTTCAGAAGGAACAGAATACTCACGTTCAAGTGcagcaacaagaaaagaagcCCTTTGAATGTGATGAAAATGGTAAGATGTTAATCCAGCAGACATATCAACCTCCTTATGCTTATGCTCAGTGGGAACATGTGCGAACGTTGTGGTCATTGTAA